In Methanosarcina siciliae T4/M, one genomic interval encodes:
- a CDS encoding histidine phosphatase family protein, producing MSYLIIVRHGESGWNVDGRFGGWVDVPLTGKGIKEALLCAAELEEIDLDLAFTSKLIRAQETLFLILSKQKKIGVFVHEEAETERGRAESGNEAGKDNKEKRYAYPPKTEKNLIPIHLNEALNERYYGILQGKKKDKMKEKYGEEQILHWCRSFDEGPPEGESLKDIYRRAVPYFEKEIFPTLQDGKNVIVCAHQNSLRALIKHIEGISNEDIRKIRLANARPVIYTYSGGRLVRKNAEMDPAVKRNL from the coding sequence ATGAGTTATCTGATAATTGTACGACATGGGGAATCCGGCTGGAACGTTGATGGCAGGTTCGGAGGCTGGGTGGACGTCCCTTTGACTGGAAAAGGGATAAAAGAAGCCCTTCTCTGTGCTGCCGAACTGGAAGAGATTGATCTGGATCTTGCTTTCACTTCAAAATTGATACGGGCACAGGAAACGCTCTTTCTTATCCTTTCAAAGCAGAAAAAAATTGGGGTCTTTGTCCACGAAGAAGCCGAGACAGAACGGGGCAGGGCCGAAAGCGGAAACGAAGCCGGGAAGGATAATAAAGAAAAACGGTATGCATATCCCCCTAAAACCGAAAAAAACCTGATCCCTATCCATTTAAATGAAGCCTTAAACGAACGCTATTACGGGATACTGCAGGGCAAGAAAAAGGACAAGATGAAAGAGAAATACGGGGAAGAGCAGATCCTCCACTGGTGCCGGAGTTTTGACGAAGGCCCTCCTGAAGGAGAAAGCCTCAAGGATATCTATAGACGTGCAGTGCCCTATTTCGAAAAAGAGATCTTTCCTACCCTTCAGGACGGAAAAAATGTAATTGTCTGTGCTCACCAGAATAGTTTACGAGCGCTGATAAAGCATATTGAAGGGATTTCCAATGAAGATATCCGCAAAATCAGGCTGGCAAATGCAAGGCCCGTAATCTATACATATTCCGGAGGCAGACTGGTCAGGAAAAATGCTGAAATGGACCCGGCAGTGAAAAGGAATCTTTGA
- a CDS encoding DEAD/DEAH box helicase, translated as MIKISFKQGTLLIKGNVRVPNSIWDERSGSFRAPALYYRDIVNYLKESDIDFEDAVLDLLPCPDLAAAYEASGKKLKLRDYQAEALIAWSENEKWGVLVLPTGSGKTLVGIRAIAGCNTPSLVVVPTLDLLEQWKTQLEAAFSMEIGKLGGGEKRILPITVSTYDSAYIHAETLGNRFGLLVFDEVHHLPAAGYRSIAEFSAAPCRMGLTATYEREDGLHTELNRLVGGKVYEKKVSELAGGHLAPYTIRRFAVTLTKEEQKEYDRNYVVFLEYLRKTGMLMRGARDFQKLVMKSGRNPEARRALLARNAARDLAFNSDSKIKKLREILEQHREDRVFIFTEHNRLVHRISNAFFIPAITYRTPAKERNSILEKFRAGSYRAVVTSKVLDEGIDVPEANVGIIVSGTGSKRAYVQRLGRILRKKEGKEAVLYEIIAGETTETGTARRRKEALSSGKRTSKAKDYTGIPKKKSPGGDSSAHL; from the coding sequence ATGATCAAAATCAGCTTCAAGCAGGGAACTCTTCTCATAAAGGGCAATGTAAGGGTCCCGAATTCAATCTGGGACGAAAGGAGCGGAAGCTTTCGGGCTCCTGCTCTGTATTACAGGGATATTGTCAACTACCTGAAAGAATCCGACATTGACTTTGAAGATGCTGTCCTTGACCTGCTTCCCTGTCCGGATCTTGCAGCAGCCTATGAGGCTTCGGGAAAGAAGCTGAAGCTCCGGGACTATCAGGCCGAAGCCCTTATCGCGTGGAGTGAAAACGAAAAATGGGGAGTTCTGGTCTTGCCGACAGGAAGCGGAAAGACCCTTGTGGGCATCAGGGCAATTGCCGGGTGCAACACGCCTTCCCTTGTTGTTGTCCCGACTCTTGACCTGCTCGAACAGTGGAAAACCCAGCTTGAAGCAGCCTTTTCCATGGAAATAGGAAAGCTTGGGGGAGGCGAGAAAAGAATCCTTCCCATAACCGTTTCCACATATGACTCTGCCTATATCCATGCCGAAACTCTGGGAAACAGGTTTGGCCTCCTTGTTTTTGACGAAGTACACCACCTGCCTGCAGCCGGGTACAGGAGCATTGCCGAGTTTTCCGCAGCCCCGTGCAGGATGGGGCTCACAGCCACTTACGAAAGGGAAGACGGGCTGCATACGGAACTCAACCGGCTTGTGGGGGGAAAGGTCTACGAGAAAAAGGTCTCGGAACTTGCTGGCGGACACCTTGCCCCTTACACGATAAGGAGGTTTGCCGTAACCCTCACCAAGGAGGAACAGAAAGAATACGATCGAAACTATGTCGTATTCCTTGAATATCTCCGAAAAACCGGAATGCTGATGAGAGGAGCTCGGGACTTTCAGAAACTGGTAATGAAAAGTGGCAGGAACCCTGAAGCCAGAAGAGCCCTCCTTGCAAGAAATGCAGCAAGAGACCTTGCTTTCAACAGCGACTCAAAAATCAAGAAACTGCGGGAGATCCTGGAGCAGCACAGGGAAGACAGGGTGTTTATCTTTACGGAACACAACCGACTGGTACACCGGATTTCCAATGCGTTCTTTATCCCTGCAATCACCTACAGGACCCCGGCAAAAGAAAGGAACTCCATCCTTGAAAAGTTCAGGGCAGGAAGCTACAGGGCAGTTGTTACTTCAAAAGTGCTTGACGAAGGAATTGACGTCCCTGAAGCAAACGTTGGAATCATTGTAAGCGGGACCGGAAGCAAAAGAGCCTACGTCCAGCGCCTGGGCAGGATCCTCAGGAAAAAAGAAGGAAAAGAAGCCGTTCTCTACGAAATCATAGCTGGGGAAACTACCGAAACCGGGACTGCAAGACGGAGAAAAGAAGCACTTTCCTCCGGAAAAAGAACTTCCAAAGCTAAAGACTATACCGGAATCCCGAAAAAGAAAAGTCCGGGAGGTGATTCTTCTGCTCACCTCTGA
- a CDS encoding SagB/ThcOx family dehydrogenase: MGNQDLSDLPMKVKLPKPDDAGRSHIEELITKRRSIREYADRELSEPLISRFLWATQGTSSKEGLRTAPSAGALYPLEVHVVIGEGSGLEAGIYRYVTEEHSLIQEIPGDMRKKLSEAALSQGMIKNAPVSLLISAIYPRITSKYGKRGLRYAHMEAGHAAQNVYLLGVELGIGTCTIGAFEDEEVKKVLKMPANEDPLYIMPLGYI; this comes from the coding sequence ATGGGAAATCAGGATCTTAGTGATCTGCCAATGAAGGTAAAGCTGCCCAAGCCAGATGATGCAGGCAGAAGCCATATAGAGGAACTTATTACAAAGCGGAGGTCGATACGGGAATATGCTGACAGAGAACTTTCCGAGCCGCTCATTTCTCGTTTTCTCTGGGCAACCCAGGGGACCAGTTCAAAAGAAGGGTTAAGGACGGCACCTTCGGCAGGCGCACTTTACCCTCTTGAGGTTCATGTCGTAATCGGTGAGGGTAGTGGGCTTGAAGCCGGTATCTACAGGTACGTTACGGAAGAACATTCCCTTATCCAGGAAATCCCTGGCGACATGAGGAAAAAACTCTCGGAAGCCGCCCTATCCCAGGGCATGATCAAAAACGCTCCTGTTTCACTCTTAATTTCTGCAATCTACCCGCGCATAACAAGCAAATATGGGAAAAGAGGTCTCAGATATGCCCATATGGAAGCAGGACACGCTGCCCAGAACGTATACCTGCTTGGAGTTGAATTGGGAATCGGGACCTGTACAATAGGGGCTTTTGAAGATGAAGAGGTAAAAAAAGTCCTCAAAATGCCTGCAAATGAAGACCCTCTCTATATCATGCCCCTGGGCTACATCTAG
- a CDS encoding SDH family Clp fold serine proteinase, whose protein sequence is MSLFFILFFLYAVVYPQSQLKRIRMQRLAKIKAMEKNHAYKVLTMIHRREAISLFGMPVYQYIDEEDAEQILRWIRQYKDYPLELILHTPGGQLHASIQISRALRKHPKKTRVIIPHYSMSGGTIIALAADEIVMDKDAVIGPIEPQIGDFLHGTYPAPSWIYAAEMKKEKADDTTLVMSDISRKALKLTRNVAKELLGGKVDAGPEGKSRLDDVVEKLVSGEMIHSAPLSSAEAKELGLPVSTDFPGDVHEFMKLFRPVKRNVEYVE, encoded by the coding sequence ATGTCTCTTTTTTTCATACTTTTCTTCCTGTACGCGGTAGTCTACCCGCAGTCTCAACTCAAAAGAATTCGGATGCAGCGTCTGGCAAAAATAAAAGCTATGGAAAAAAACCATGCTTATAAAGTGCTTACGATGATTCACAGGCGAGAAGCGATCTCTCTTTTCGGAATGCCTGTTTACCAGTATATAGACGAAGAGGATGCCGAGCAGATTTTGCGCTGGATAAGACAGTACAAAGACTACCCTCTTGAACTCATCCTGCACACCCCCGGAGGCCAGCTCCATGCCAGCATTCAGATTTCCCGTGCCCTCAGGAAGCATCCCAAAAAGACCCGGGTTATTATCCCCCATTACTCAATGTCAGGAGGTACAATTATTGCCCTTGCAGCTGACGAAATCGTGATGGATAAGGATGCAGTTATAGGGCCAATCGAGCCGCAGATCGGAGATTTCCTGCACGGTACTTATCCTGCTCCTTCCTGGATCTATGCTGCAGAAATGAAGAAAGAAAAAGCAGATGACACCACTCTTGTAATGAGCGATATCTCCAGAAAAGCCCTCAAGCTTACCCGGAATGTCGCAAAAGAGCTTCTTGGAGGCAAGGTAGATGCAGGGCCTGAAGGAAAAAGCAGACTCGATGACGTGGTTGAAAAGCTGGTAAGTGGAGAAATGATCCACAGCGCTCCCCTCTCATCCGCAGAGGCTAAAGAACTGGGGCTTCCCGTAAGCACGGATTTTCCCGGAGATGTGCACGAGTTCATGAAACTCTTCCGGCCTGTGAAAAGGAATGTGGAATACGTGGAATAA
- a CDS encoding metal-sulfur cluster assembly factor, whose amino-acid sequence MVTKEEVIEVLKSCYDPEIPINIIDLGLIYGIEIKENRVHIKMTLTAPGCPMGGVIAENVKRKVEAIKGIKEAEVELVWDPPWTPDRISEDAMKKITK is encoded by the coding sequence ATCGTTACAAAAGAAGAAGTCATTGAAGTTCTGAAGAGCTGCTATGATCCCGAAATTCCGATCAATATCATTGATCTCGGACTTATTTACGGGATTGAGATAAAAGAAAACAGAGTGCATATAAAAATGACCCTGACAGCCCCCGGTTGTCCTATGGGGGGGGTTATTGCTGAGAACGTAAAGCGAAAAGTCGAAGCAATCAAAGGGATAAAAGAAGCCGAAGTAGAACTTGTCTGGGATCCTCCATGGACTCCGGACAGAATTTCGGAAGACGCAATGAAGAAGATAACGAAATAA
- a CDS encoding YVTN family beta-propeller repeat protein, whose product MEEITCNKTYQEHTLIKVLGITSLTILIFAGVAGAASFAYVTTMGDYDQRGYYYDMNYNGTVPTPDVAVIDTATNNVTARVPLGGGWPVGVAVNPAGTKIYVVDSPSDSTVYVIDTATNKVSAKVNLGSSYPARITFNPAGTRVYVTKQHDYTDIFVINPATNTLMAPVIVGPSTYSIAFTPDGKKIYAANCNNNTIYVIDAATNEVTANISVGDSPYELVVTPDGKKIYVPNYGSNTVSVIDTATDNVIATVPVGNSPNLVAVTSDGNKVYVANNNTVSVIDTDTNNVIATIPVGTSSRKIVINPDGNRVYVVNFDSNSVSVIDTTTDNVIANVPVGEQPMGIAVTPDGNKVYVTNSRSSNVSVIDTATDTVAATVNAGILPTGVVIVPLTDSDMTAQSTGTNSNVTEDVGTGKTNLSSEGQNAVDFNNLKNNNSESGSCSSSGRNESSKNNSIPGFGLLGSLICLCGRWKSRKI is encoded by the coding sequence ATGGAAGAAATAACATGTAATAAAACATATCAAGAGCATACTCTCATAAAAGTTTTGGGAATAACTTCACTTACGATTTTAATATTCGCTGGTGTAGCAGGCGCGGCTTCATTTGCATATGTGACAACTATGGGAGATTATGATCAGAGAGGTTATTATTACGATATGAATTATAATGGTACTGTTCCTACTCCTGATGTCGCTGTAATTGACACAGCAACTAACAATGTTACAGCCAGAGTGCCTCTCGGCGGAGGATGGCCTGTAGGAGTTGCAGTCAACCCTGCAGGAACAAAGATATATGTGGTGGACTCGCCTTCCGACTCCACTGTCTATGTAATTGACACGGCCACAAATAAGGTTAGTGCCAAAGTAAATTTAGGAAGTAGTTATCCTGCAAGAATCACATTTAACCCTGCAGGAACAAGAGTTTATGTAACGAAACAGCATGACTACACTGACATCTTTGTAATTAATCCAGCGACAAACACTTTAATGGCACCGGTTATTGTGGGGCCGAGTACTTATAGTATTGCATTTACCCCGGATGGAAAAAAAATCTATGCTGCAAATTGTAACAACAACACTATCTATGTAATTGATGCGGCTACAAACGAAGTTACAGCCAATATATCTGTAGGAGACAGTCCTTATGAACTTGTAGTCACACCGGACGGAAAAAAGATATACGTACCTAACTATGGCAGCAACACTGTCTCTGTAATTGACACAGCCACGGATAATGTAATAGCCACTGTGCCTGTAGGAAACTCACCCAATCTTGTTGCAGTCACTTCTGATGGAAATAAAGTATATGTAGCTAACAATAACACTGTTTCCGTAATTGACACAGATACGAATAATGTAATAGCCACTATACCTGTAGGAACTTCTTCTCGTAAAATTGTAATCAACCCGGATGGAAATAGGGTATATGTAGTGAACTTTGATAGCAATAGCGTCTCTGTAATTGACACGACCACAGATAATGTAATAGCCAACGTGCCTGTTGGAGAACAACCTATGGGAATTGCAGTCACACCGGATGGAAATAAAGTATATGTGACAAACTCCAGAAGCAGCAATGTCTCTGTAATTGACACAGCCACAGATACTGTTGCTGCTACGGTAAATGCAGGAATCCTTCCTACCGGAGTTGTAATAGTACCTCTTACAGATTCTGATATGACTGCCCAAAGCACAGGGACAAACTCCAATGTAACTGAAGATGTCGGAACTGGAAAAACTAATTTATCATCTGAAGGACAAAATGCTGTCGACTTCAATAATTTAAAAAATAATAATTCAGAATCTGGTAGCTGTAGTAGCTCAGGTAGAAATGAATCGAGCAAAAATAACTCAATTCCAGGCTTCGGATTATTGGGAAGCCTGATCTGTCTGTGTGGGAGGTGGAAGTCCAGGAAAATATGA
- a CDS encoding HD domain-containing protein codes for MSSNFKSEGKNGFENDTLPEPMSLEDLFHKYGIERSHADNVARNALELFEILAPIHGLGPEYRTLVEMAALVHDTGVVTDLENHHRAGRDILLRHPPAELPERLWPVVAWTAFLHKKRVGKEKVAKLKGKAFGKMPEDLQDVTLKVAALIRLADALDYSRMESRLGEATFKGRKVKFEIIGQGAEIDAERMYKKGDLWSLLYDTEIEFKPQSKKS; via the coding sequence ATGAGCTCTAATTTCAAATCCGAGGGGAAGAACGGGTTCGAAAATGATACCCTGCCCGAACCCATGTCCCTTGAAGACCTTTTTCATAAATATGGAATTGAACGTAGCCATGCCGATAATGTGGCCCGGAATGCACTCGAACTTTTTGAGATCCTTGCTCCTATCCACGGGCTAGGTCCCGAGTACCGGACATTAGTGGAAATGGCTGCTCTTGTGCATGATACCGGGGTAGTTACTGACCTTGAGAACCACCATAGGGCAGGGAGAGATATCCTGCTTCGGCACCCGCCTGCCGAATTGCCTGAAAGGTTGTGGCCGGTTGTTGCCTGGACGGCTTTTCTGCATAAAAAGAGAGTTGGAAAAGAAAAGGTTGCAAAACTTAAGGGAAAAGCTTTCGGGAAAATGCCCGAAGACCTGCAGGACGTCACCTTGAAAGTGGCTGCTCTCATCCGGCTTGCCGATGCCCTTGATTACAGCCGAATGGAAAGCAGGCTCGGGGAGGCTACTTTCAAAGGCCGGAAGGTCAAGTTTGAAATAATAGGGCAGGGAGCCGAAATTGATGCGGAAAGGATGTACAAAAAGGGGGATCTCTGGTCTTTGCTCTATGATACGGAAATTGAGTTCAAGCCGCAATCGAAAAAATCATGA
- a CDS encoding radical SAM protein has protein sequence MAAPKYLKRYRMVQGNEMPALSRITERIGVEFDPQTELEKLRDIHKAGIEEYRKLRAGLDLEAVEALAYPDILDRLRLYTQSFLEIPKASPSLLDLKVAIVDRMLENCTCCERRCEINRKEGEKGFCRLTDVSRYASEFLHMGEEPELVPSHTIFFTGCVFACVYCQNWDISTCPESGTEIDPRKLAKLVDFRRLHGAKNVNFVTPAPHPHTVLKIVREMSSNTPVIWNSNMYHSKEIAEILEGVVDVYLGDFKYGNNACALKFSKVKNYLEVVRPNFEFAYETAEILLRHLALPGHIECCTRPIAEWVSEHTPHTRFNLMFQYRPCYRAMEYPDLGRHLTLEEQTDAIDIVRGAGIEDLLI, from the coding sequence ATGGCTGCCCCGAAGTACCTGAAACGCTATAGAATGGTGCAGGGAAATGAAATGCCTGCCCTCTCAAGGATTACAGAGAGGATTGGAGTCGAATTCGACCCGCAGACAGAACTTGAAAAACTCCGGGATATCCATAAGGCAGGCATCGAAGAATACAGGAAATTGCGGGCAGGTCTTGATCTCGAAGCCGTGGAGGCCCTTGCCTACCCGGACATTTTGGACAGGTTGAGGCTGTATACCCAAAGCTTCCTTGAGATCCCGAAAGCCAGCCCCTCCCTCCTTGACCTTAAGGTTGCAATCGTAGACAGGATGCTTGAAAACTGCACCTGCTGTGAACGCCGTTGCGAGATTAACAGGAAAGAGGGTGAGAAGGGTTTCTGCCGGCTGACTGATGTTTCACGCTATGCTTCGGAGTTCCTGCACATGGGAGAGGAGCCCGAACTTGTCCCCTCCCACACGATCTTTTTTACCGGCTGCGTCTTTGCCTGCGTCTACTGCCAGAACTGGGACATCTCCACATGCCCGGAAAGCGGAACCGAAATCGATCCCCGAAAACTCGCAAAGCTTGTTGACTTCCGAAGGCTGCACGGGGCAAAAAACGTAAACTTCGTAACCCCTGCCCCGCACCCACATACTGTCCTGAAAATCGTGCGGGAAATGTCGTCAAATACGCCGGTTATCTGGAATTCAAACATGTACCACTCAAAAGAAATCGCCGAAATCCTGGAAGGCGTGGTGGATGTCTACCTCGGAGATTTCAAATACGGCAACAACGCCTGTGCCCTGAAATTTTCAAAGGTGAAAAACTACCTGGAAGTCGTCCGGCCCAACTTCGAGTTCGCCTACGAAACAGCCGAAATCCTCCTCCGCCACCTCGCCCTCCCAGGCCATATCGAGTGCTGCACAAGGCCGATTGCCGAATGGGTCTCAGAACACACCCCGCATACCAGGTTCAACCTGATGTTCCAGTACAGGCCCTGCTACCGGGCAATGGAATACCCGGACCTCGGAAGGCATCTGACCCTGGAAGAACAGACAGATGCGATTGATATCGTGAGAGGGGCAGGGATTGAGGATTTGCTGATATGA
- a CDS encoding thiamine pyrophosphate-dependent enzyme — protein MSKTAPKTHITSGHSACPGCCDIFAAKFTLMGAGPNCIIVNPTGCLEVTSTPYPKSAWQVPWIHSLFENGGAVASGVEAGLKALGKKNDIKVIVIAGDGATMDIGVRSISGAFERGHDFTYICMDNEAYMNTGVQRSSGTPFDASTTTSPPGKFSFGNPLPKKNMPAIMAAHGSPYVATTTIGYPRDMMRKVKKATEIVGPTYVHAHAPCTTGWGFDTSKTLEVARLAAETCLWPLYEMENGHITQVRKIKSPRPVEEYLRAQKRFRHLFTMEGGEEEIKKIQAMADWNIEYYGLQ, from the coding sequence ATGAGTAAAACCGCACCGAAAACCCATATTACATCCGGGCACAGTGCCTGCCCGGGTTGCTGTGATATTTTTGCTGCAAAATTTACACTTATGGGAGCTGGTCCCAACTGCATTATCGTCAACCCGACTGGCTGTCTGGAAGTCACATCCACACCTTACCCGAAATCTGCCTGGCAGGTTCCCTGGATCCATTCTCTTTTTGAAAACGGAGGTGCAGTGGCTTCAGGGGTTGAAGCAGGCTTAAAAGCCCTTGGCAAAAAGAACGATATCAAGGTCATCGTTATCGCAGGCGATGGCGCTACAATGGATATAGGAGTCCGGTCTATCTCGGGTGCTTTTGAGCGGGGTCATGACTTTACTTACATCTGTATGGACAATGAAGCCTACATGAACACCGGAGTGCAGAGAAGTTCCGGGACTCCTTTTGATGCCAGCACCACAACAAGCCCTCCCGGAAAATTCTCCTTCGGAAACCCGCTTCCAAAAAAGAACATGCCTGCCATCATGGCAGCTCACGGCTCTCCTTACGTAGCTACGACCACAATCGGCTACCCAAGAGATATGATGCGTAAAGTCAAGAAAGCAACCGAAATCGTGGGCCCTACTTACGTCCACGCCCACGCCCCCTGTACTACGGGCTGGGGTTTTGATACCTCCAAAACCCTGGAAGTTGCAAGGCTTGCAGCCGAGACCTGCCTCTGGCCTTTGTACGAGATGGAAAACGGACACATAACGCAGGTCAGGAAGATTAAAAGCCCAAGACCTGTTGAAGAATACCTTAGAGCCCAAAAAAGGTTCAGGCACCTTTTTACTATGGAAGGCGGCGAAGAAGAAATTAAGAAGATCCAGGCTATGGCGGACTGGAACATCGAATATTACGGACTTCAGTGA
- a CDS encoding DUF790 family protein, with amino-acid sequence MILLLTSDLLVTRISKGKIKPEYAAFDSENLELAELLIETFEQHVGKTYGDLLSELEGYEEMNYRFIRGLSQLLGRRAVVETSSAVDPSGAREAVFEACRGMALSPAERKEALQKAAKKLSISAPELEKSLWADLEKNQVLKEFDTLSPAELLRQYNISLTQTLLFRAVDLDIWITGDFQKVLWKILRSGLMYSLEDAEEETGEKEETEELKAVHLRLEGPASLFRMSERYGNSFAKLFPTLLRTKGWSLKAGILHKGYQGKRILEFTLDSSEAAFKPSSEAVRYSEALYSGLQLEETRERYRAGKKSGIGGEGGIKEESEIGEEGGIGLAEEEAGIQEIAAEEASYDSTLEQAFGSLSLGSWKAKREPTILKAGKHAFVPDFSLQRNSLKVYLEIVGFWTPEYLEKKVEKLKEVKEPLILLIDRKLKCSEKDFPAQEVIFFDKKIPANEVMKVLRKYEEKKLREEKSILQEMEIPLSGELISLAEIATEKGVLLDALKEVIAARLKKSKETEEAGTGEESEEPEKYRDYVLLENFVIHKQLLEKIDKELEKSGVVETYADAVKVFEGFGLDSSLYYPVLEELGYKVSWAGLSEEDAKVKKVRK; translated from the coding sequence GTGATTCTTCTGCTCACCTCTGACCTGCTTGTAACCCGCATTTCAAAGGGAAAAATAAAGCCGGAATATGCAGCCTTTGATTCCGAAAACCTGGAACTTGCAGAACTCCTTATAGAGACTTTCGAACAGCATGTGGGAAAAACATACGGGGACCTGCTGTCCGAACTTGAAGGATATGAAGAGATGAATTACCGTTTCATCAGGGGACTTTCCCAGCTTCTTGGCCGGCGGGCTGTGGTTGAAACCTCTTCGGCTGTTGACCCTTCCGGAGCCAGGGAAGCGGTTTTTGAGGCCTGTCGAGGGATGGCACTTTCTCCTGCCGAAAGAAAAGAGGCACTCCAAAAAGCTGCGAAAAAGCTTTCGATTTCAGCCCCGGAGCTTGAAAAATCCCTCTGGGCCGACCTTGAAAAAAACCAGGTCCTTAAAGAATTCGATACACTTTCCCCGGCTGAGCTCCTCAGGCAGTATAACATCTCCCTGACCCAGACCCTTCTTTTCCGCGCTGTTGACCTGGATATCTGGATAACAGGTGATTTCCAGAAAGTCCTCTGGAAGATCCTCAGGTCCGGGCTTATGTATTCCCTGGAGGACGCTGAAGAGGAAACCGGTGAAAAAGAAGAAACTGAAGAGCTAAAGGCTGTCCACCTCCGGCTTGAAGGGCCAGCTTCCCTTTTCCGGATGTCGGAAAGGTACGGGAATTCCTTTGCAAAACTTTTTCCAACTCTCCTGCGAACAAAAGGCTGGAGCCTGAAAGCAGGCATTCTCCACAAAGGTTACCAGGGGAAGCGAATCCTTGAGTTTACCCTCGACAGCTCGGAAGCAGCTTTTAAACCTTCATCCGAAGCAGTTCGATATTCGGAAGCCCTCTATTCCGGACTTCAACTTGAGGAAACCCGGGAAAGATACAGAGCCGGAAAAAAAAGCGGAATAGGAGGAGAAGGTGGAATCAAGGAAGAAAGTGAAATCGGAGAAGAAGGTGGGATCGGGCTTGCAGAAGAGGAAGCCGGGATTCAGGAAATAGCCGCCGAAGAAGCAAGTTATGACAGTACACTTGAACAGGCATTCGGCAGCCTTAGTCTGGGGAGCTGGAAGGCAAAACGGGAACCCACAATTCTCAAGGCGGGAAAACACGCTTTTGTCCCGGACTTTTCTCTACAGAGAAATAGTTTGAAGGTATATCTGGAAATCGTAGGCTTCTGGACTCCGGAATACCTTGAAAAGAAAGTTGAAAAACTCAAAGAAGTGAAGGAACCCCTTATTCTCCTGATTGACAGAAAACTGAAATGTTCCGAAAAAGACTTCCCTGCCCAGGAAGTAATTTTCTTTGATAAAAAGATCCCGGCAAACGAAGTCATGAAGGTGCTTCGGAAATACGAGGAAAAGAAACTTCGTGAAGAGAAATCAATACTTCAGGAGATGGAAATTCCGCTTTCCGGGGAACTGATAAGCCTTGCTGAAATAGCAACTGAAAAAGGAGTCCTGCTCGATGCTTTAAAAGAAGTGATTGCAGCCAGGCTTAAAAAATCAAAGGAAACTGAAGAAGCCGGTACAGGAGAAGAGTCCGAAGAACCGGAGAAGTACAGGGACTATGTACTCCTCGAAAACTTTGTAATCCACAAACAACTGCTTGAGAAAATAGATAAGGAGCTTGAAAAATCCGGGGTTGTGGAGACATATGCGGATGCGGTAAAAGTCTTTGAAGGCTTCGGGCTTGACAGCAGCCTCTATTATCCCGTGCTGGAAGAACTCGGATATAAAGTTAGCTGGGCAGGGTTGAGTGAAGAGGACGCTAAAGTCAAAAAAGTTCGAAAATGA
- a CDS encoding class I SAM-dependent methyltransferase, which produces MEVSRVTRSKKAAKSSYDRLGKWYDLFVSPFEGEFIDTGLQKVQAAPGEVILEIGFGTGQSILKLAQAVGNSGKVYGIDISEKMCEITRLKVEKAGFSKWVQLINGDALSLPFSDSSFNAIFMSFTLELFDTPEIPLVLKECQRVLKKDGRLCVVAMKQNYDPTPMLKLYEWAHRNFPNYVDCRPIFVREMLEEASFHILDTAEFSSWELPVEVVVCRNVKK; this is translated from the coding sequence ATGGAAGTAAGCAGAGTTACTCGCTCAAAAAAGGCAGCTAAAAGCAGTTATGACCGGTTGGGCAAATGGTATGATTTATTTGTCAGCCCCTTTGAGGGAGAGTTTATAGATACCGGACTTCAGAAGGTGCAGGCTGCTCCCGGAGAAGTAATACTTGAAATCGGCTTCGGAACAGGTCAGAGTATCCTCAAACTCGCCCAAGCAGTCGGAAATTCCGGAAAAGTCTACGGAATTGATATCTCAGAAAAAATGTGTGAAATAACCCGCTTAAAAGTAGAAAAAGCAGGGTTTTCAAAATGGGTGCAGCTGATAAATGGGGACGCCCTTAGTCTCCCGTTTTCGGATTCTTCCTTTAACGCAATTTTTATGAGCTTCACACTTGAGCTTTTTGACACTCCTGAGATCCCTCTGGTTTTGAAGGAATGCCAGCGAGTGCTTAAAAAAGACGGAAGACTCTGTGTTGTAGCCATGAAACAGAACTATGATCCCACTCCAATGTTGAAGCTCTATGAATGGGCCCACAGAAACTTTCCGAATTATGTTGACTGCAGGCCCATTTTTGTCAGGGAAATGCTGGAAGAAGCCAGTTTTCATATTCTGGATACAGCCGAGTTTAGCAGCTGGGAGCTCCCAGTCGAAGTTGTTGTTTGCAGAAATGTGAAAAAATGA